A stretch of the Pseudomonas sp. ACM7 genome encodes the following:
- a CDS encoding methyl-accepting chemotaxis protein, giving the protein MSIRSLNIAPRAGLGFGLLALMVFGLGAFALLQMSNMRAQSDQVDDNWLPSVMAVGEMNQDMLRLRALTMRLLLNRDPQALMQNVSKLNELKGTLGEPQQRYDALIVLPEERVLFDRFKASEQHYLQFQTQVMTLSVQGRVEEAAAILNGEMSPLADEITVTLKALVELNKHNANLATEAGRQVFSRSRVWVGVMIGLTALMTIGLALLLTRSIVVPLSQSLKVAEEVAGGDLTGEISISGKDEPARLLHALKSMQGSLRETLRRISDSSSQLASASEELSCVTEEATRGLHQQSLEIDQAATAVNQMTAAVEEVASNAVATSEASRESDRIAQHGREQVHQTVLSIESLADDVTANATQVEDLAQKVYGISKVLDVIRSIAEQTNLLALNAAIEAARAGSAGRGFAVVADEVRALAHRTQQSTQEIEQMISGIQQGTDAAVSSMQQSNTRARSTLEVAKAAGTALEEIATAFTLINERNLVIASASEEQAAVAREVDRNLMNIRDLALQTSAGANQTSAASQELSRLAVDLNTMVARFSV; this is encoded by the coding sequence ATGAGTATCAGAAGTCTCAATATTGCGCCGCGCGCGGGCCTGGGTTTTGGCCTGCTGGCGTTGATGGTGTTTGGATTGGGGGCGTTCGCCCTGCTGCAAATGTCGAACATGCGCGCGCAGTCCGATCAGGTCGATGACAACTGGCTGCCCAGCGTGATGGCGGTCGGGGAGATGAATCAGGACATGCTGCGGCTGCGGGCATTGACTATGCGTCTGCTGCTCAATCGGGACCCGCAGGCGCTGATGCAAAACGTCAGTAAACTCAACGAACTCAAAGGCACCCTGGGTGAGCCTCAGCAGCGTTATGACGCGCTGATCGTGCTGCCCGAAGAGCGCGTGCTGTTCGACCGCTTCAAAGCCTCGGAGCAACACTACCTGCAGTTCCAGACGCAGGTGATGACGCTGTCGGTCCAGGGACGGGTGGAAGAGGCGGCCGCCATCCTCAATGGCGAGATGAGTCCGTTGGCCGATGAAATCACCGTCACCCTCAAGGCATTGGTCGAACTGAACAAGCACAACGCCAACCTGGCGACGGAGGCGGGGCGCCAGGTGTTCAGCCGTTCGCGGGTCTGGGTCGGGGTGATGATCGGCCTGACGGCGCTGATGACCATCGGCCTGGCGCTGCTGCTGACCCGCAGCATCGTCGTGCCGCTTTCCCAATCGTTGAAGGTGGCTGAAGAGGTGGCTGGCGGCGATCTCACCGGTGAAATCAGCATCAGCGGCAAGGACGAGCCAGCGCGGCTGTTGCACGCGCTCAAGAGCATGCAGGGGAGTTTGCGCGAAACCCTTCGGCGTATTTCCGACTCGTCCAGTCAATTGGCCTCGGCCTCGGAAGAACTCAGTTGTGTGACCGAAGAGGCCACCCGGGGTCTGCATCAGCAGAGCCTGGAAATCGACCAGGCCGCCACGGCGGTGAATCAGATGACCGCTGCGGTGGAGGAGGTTGCGAGCAATGCGGTGGCCACGTCCGAAGCGTCTCGGGAGTCCGACCGGATTGCCCAGCACGGTCGCGAGCAGGTGCATCAGACCGTGTTGTCCATCGAATCCCTGGCCGACGATGTCACGGCCAATGCGACCCAGGTCGAGGACCTGGCGCAGAAAGTTTATGGCATCAGCAAAGTCCTGGACGTGATTCGCTCGATTGCCGAGCAAACGAACTTGCTGGCCCTGAACGCGGCCATCGAAGCGGCGCGGGCCGGGAGTGCCGGGCGCGGCTTTGCGGTGGTGGCCGATGAAGTGCGGGCGCTGGCGCACCGGACTCAGCAATCGACCCAGGAAATCGAGCAGATGATCTCCGGCATCCAGCAAGGCACCGATGCTGCGGTCAGCTCGATGCAGCAGAGCAACACTCGGGCGCGTTCGACCCTGGAAGTGGCGAAAGCCGCCGGTACGGCGCTGGAAGAAATCGCCACGGCGTTTACCCTGATCAATGAACGCAACCTGGTGATCGCCAGTGCCTCGGAGGAACAAGCGGCTGTCGCGCGAGAGGTGGATCGCAACCTGATGAATATTCGCGATCTTGCGTTGCAGACGTCGGCCGGGGCGAATCAAACCAGTGCGGCGAGCCAGGAGCTGTCTCGGTTGGCGGTCGATCTTAATACGATGGTGGCGCGGTTCTCGGTCTGA
- a CDS encoding pirin family protein has protein sequence MNTPLVIRPRAEDVEGQPILRPLPSAKCRSVGPFVFFDHMLETRYEAGKGMNIRQHPHIGLSTLTYLFEGKIQHKDSLGSDQVVEAGDVSWMTAGSAIAHVERTPEALKDSGFTMHGLQIWLASPKDKEHGPGHYSHHPAATLPVSDNLGVKIRMIAGSGFCLESPVPVLSPTLYAELNLQSATTLLIPTEHEERALYVLDGEVQLDGELVEPHSLVVLPAGEEMTLFAESDCHAVLFGGAPLDGPRRINWNFVASDPALIDEARRRWAAGDWPTVPGESERIELP, from the coding sequence ATGAACACTCCGCTCGTGATTCGTCCCCGCGCCGAAGATGTCGAGGGTCAACCGATTCTTCGCCCGCTGCCGTCAGCCAAATGCCGCAGCGTCGGGCCTTTCGTGTTTTTCGACCATATGCTCGAAACCCGTTATGAGGCGGGAAAAGGCATGAACATCCGTCAGCATCCGCACATTGGTCTGTCGACCCTCACGTACTTGTTCGAAGGAAAAATCCAGCACAAGGACAGCCTCGGCTCCGATCAGGTGGTGGAGGCCGGTGATGTCAGCTGGATGACGGCGGGCAGCGCGATTGCCCACGTCGAGCGCACGCCTGAGGCGTTGAAGGACAGCGGCTTCACGATGCATGGTTTGCAGATTTGGCTGGCCTCACCAAAAGATAAAGAGCACGGTCCCGGACACTACAGTCACCACCCGGCGGCCACGCTGCCGGTCAGCGATAACCTGGGAGTGAAGATCCGGATGATTGCCGGGTCAGGCTTTTGCCTGGAATCACCGGTCCCGGTGCTTTCTCCCACGCTGTATGCCGAATTGAACCTGCAATCGGCGACCACATTGCTGATTCCAACCGAGCATGAAGAGCGGGCGTTGTATGTGCTGGACGGCGAGGTGCAACTGGATGGCGAGCTGGTAGAACCGCATTCACTGGTGGTGTTGCCGGCCGGGGAAGAGATGACGCTGTTCGCTGAAAGCGACTGTCATGCCGTGCTGTTTGGGGGTGCGCCTCTGGATGGGCCGCGGCGAATCAACTGGAACTTCGTGGCGAGTGATCCGGCGTTGATCGATGAAGCGCGGCGACGCTGGGCGGCCGGGGATTGGCCGACGGTGCCGGGGGAAAGTGAGCGGATCGAATTGCCTTAG
- a CDS encoding OsmC family protein codes for MTVTVNTVSAEGFRHSVQIDDHELFADVPTLAGGEGSAPEPHDYFDAALGACKALTLKMYAKKKDIPLTGVTVEVKRDNSEEQKGKYALHVKLTLKGVLTDAQRDELHRVADRCPVHKLMTTTDVSIETHLSEGAFSQ; via the coding sequence ATGACTGTCACCGTCAATACCGTTTCCGCCGAAGGTTTTCGTCACAGCGTACAGATCGATGACCATGAACTCTTTGCCGACGTACCGACACTCGCCGGCGGCGAAGGCTCGGCGCCCGAGCCACACGATTACTTCGACGCGGCCCTCGGTGCCTGCAAGGCCCTGACCCTGAAGATGTACGCGAAGAAGAAAGACATCCCGCTGACCGGTGTCACGGTCGAAGTCAAACGTGACAACAGCGAAGAGCAGAAAGGTAAATATGCCCTGCACGTCAAACTGACACTCAAAGGTGTGCTCACCGACGCTCAGCGCGATGAGCTGCACCGCGTGGCCGACCGTTGCCCGGTACACAAGTTGATGACCACCACCGACGTCAGCATCGAAACGCACCTGTCTGAAGGTGCCTTCAGCCAATAG
- a CDS encoding cystathionine gamma-synthase — MSQHDENAVPRAFATRVIHAGQTPDPTTGALMPPIYANSTYLQQSPGVHKGFDYGRSHNPTRFALERCVADLEGGSQAFAFASGLAAISTVLELLDAGSHIVSGNDLYGGTFRLFDKVRKRSAGHRFSFVDLTDLAGFEAALQPDTKMVWVETPSNPLLSLTDLAAVARICRSRGIICVADNTFASPWIQRPLELGFDIVLHSTTKYLNGHSDVIGGIAVVGQNADLAERLGFLQNSVGAIAGPFDAFLTLRGVKTLALRMERHCNNALDLAQWLERQPQVARVYYPGLPSHPQHELAQRQMRGFGGMISLDLNSDLNSDLAGATRFLESVRIFALAESLGGVESLIEHPAIMTHASIPAGTRAQLGIGDALVRLSVGVEDVEDLRADLAQALARI, encoded by the coding sequence ATGAGTCAACACGATGAAAACGCTGTGCCACGCGCCTTCGCCACCCGTGTGATCCATGCCGGGCAAACGCCCGACCCCACCACCGGGGCGCTGATGCCGCCGATTTACGCCAACTCCACCTATTTGCAGCAGAGCCCCGGTGTGCACAAGGGCTTCGACTACGGGCGCTCGCACAACCCGACGCGCTTTGCGCTGGAACGTTGCGTTGCAGACCTCGAAGGCGGCTCCCAGGCCTTCGCGTTCGCCTCCGGGCTGGCAGCGATCTCCACGGTGCTCGAGCTGCTCGACGCGGGCTCGCACATCGTCTCCGGCAATGATTTGTACGGCGGCACCTTTCGGCTGTTCGACAAGGTGCGCAAACGCAGCGCCGGGCATCGCTTCAGCTTCGTCGACCTGACTGACCTGGCGGGATTCGAAGCAGCACTGCAGCCCGACACGAAGATGGTTTGGGTCGAGACGCCAAGCAATCCCTTGCTGAGCCTGACGGACCTCGCCGCCGTCGCGCGCATCTGTCGCTCGCGAGGCATTATTTGTGTCGCCGACAACACCTTTGCCAGCCCCTGGATACAGCGCCCGCTGGAGCTTGGCTTCGACATCGTGCTGCACTCGACCACCAAGTACCTGAACGGCCACTCCGACGTGATCGGCGGCATTGCGGTGGTCGGACAAAACGCAGACCTGGCGGAGCGTCTGGGCTTCCTGCAGAACTCGGTAGGCGCGATTGCCGGGCCGTTCGACGCTTTCCTCACCCTGCGCGGCGTGAAGACCCTGGCGCTGCGCATGGAACGCCACTGCAATAACGCGCTGGACCTGGCGCAATGGCTGGAACGTCAGCCGCAGGTGGCGCGCGTCTATTATCCGGGCCTGCCGTCGCACCCGCAGCACGAACTGGCGCAGCGGCAGATGCGCGGTTTCGGCGGGATGATATCCCTCGACCTGAACAGCGACCTGAACAGCGACCTGGCCGGCGCCACGCGCTTCCTCGAGAGTGTGCGGATCTTTGCCTTGGCCGAGAGCCTGGGCGGGGTGGAAAGCCTGATCGAGCACCCGGCGATCATGACTCACGCCAGCATCCCCGCAGGCACCCGCGCGCAACTCGGCATCGGTGATGCGTTGGTGCGGTTGTCCGTGGGGGTCGAGGATGTCGAAGACCTGCGCGCCGACCTGGCACAGGCGCTGGCGCGGATCTGA
- a CDS encoding pyridoxal-phosphate dependent enzyme, which translates to MPTDSRPAVLELIGNTPLVRVSRFDTGPCTLFLKLESQNPGGSIKDRIGLAMIDAAERDGSLRPGGTIVEATAGNTGLGLALVGRAKGYRVVLVVPDKMSTEKVLHLKAMGAEVHITRSDVGKGHPDYYQDVAARLAQEIPDAFFADQFNNPANPLAHECSTAPEIWAQTQHDLDAIVVGVGSAGTLTGLTRFFRRVQPDLVMVLADPVGSVMAEYSRSGTMNTPGSWAVEGIGEDFIPSIADLSSVRHAYSISDEESFDHARQLLRAEGILGGSSTGTLLAAALRYCREQTEPKRVVSFVCDTGTRYLSKVYNDQWMNDQGLLQYKHYGDLRDLISRRFEDGRVISVGPDDTLLTAFQRMRLADVSQLPVLEGGQRLVGVIDESDILLGMQEEASHFRASVASAMTDKLQTLPPGASLAELRAELDRGLVAIIADASGFYGLITRVDMLIHLRRSLT; encoded by the coding sequence ATGCCCACCGACTCCCGACCCGCCGTGCTCGAACTGATCGGCAATACGCCGCTGGTGCGCGTCAGCCGTTTCGATACCGGCCCGTGCACGCTGTTCCTCAAGCTCGAATCACAGAACCCCGGCGGCTCGATCAAGGATCGCATCGGCCTGGCGATGATCGACGCCGCCGAGCGCGATGGCAGCCTGCGACCCGGCGGCACCATCGTCGAGGCCACCGCTGGCAACACCGGCCTTGGCTTGGCCCTGGTCGGCCGTGCCAAGGGTTACCGAGTGGTGTTGGTGGTGCCGGACAAGATGTCCACCGAGAAGGTCTTGCACCTCAAGGCGATGGGCGCCGAGGTGCACATCACCCGCTCCGACGTCGGCAAGGGCCACCCCGATTACTACCAGGACGTTGCGGCGCGGCTGGCGCAGGAAATTCCCGACGCCTTCTTCGCCGATCAATTCAACAACCCGGCCAACCCGCTGGCCCACGAGTGCAGCACCGCGCCGGAAATCTGGGCGCAGACTCAGCATGACCTGGACGCCATCGTCGTCGGCGTCGGCTCGGCCGGCACGCTGACCGGGTTGACCCGTTTCTTTCGCCGCGTGCAACCGGACCTGGTCATGGTGCTGGCCGATCCGGTCGGCTCGGTGATGGCCGAATACAGCCGCAGCGGCACCATGAACACGCCCGGCTCCTGGGCGGTGGAGGGCATCGGCGAGGACTTCATTCCGTCGATTGCCGATCTGTCCAGCGTCCGCCACGCCTACTCGATCAGCGACGAGGAAAGCTTCGACCATGCCCGCCAACTGCTGCGTGCCGAAGGCATACTCGGCGGCTCTTCGACCGGCACACTGCTGGCGGCGGCGCTGCGTTACTGCCGCGAGCAGACCGAGCCGAAGCGGGTCGTCAGCTTCGTCTGCGACACCGGCACGCGCTACCTGTCGAAGGTCTACAACGACCAGTGGATGAACGATCAGGGCCTGCTGCAATACAAACATTACGGCGATCTGCGCGACCTGATCTCGCGGCGCTTCGAGGATGGCCGGGTGATCAGCGTGGGCCCGGACGACACGCTGCTCACCGCGTTCCAGCGCATGCGCCTGGCGGATGTGTCGCAACTGCCGGTGCTGGAGGGCGGGCAGCGGCTGGTCGGCGTGATCGACGAGTCCGACATTCTGCTGGGCATGCAAGAAGAGGCTTCGCACTTTCGCGCGAGCGTGGCCAGCGCGATGACCGATAAGCTGCAAACCCTGCCTCCAGGCGCCAGTCTGGCTGAACTACGGGCGGAGCTCGACCGTGGGCTGGTGGCGATCATCGCCGACGCTTCGGGCTTCTACGGCTTGATTACTCGAGTCGACATGCTCATTCACCTACGGAGATCCCTTACATGA
- a CDS encoding dienelactone hydrolase family protein: MSQIIVRSVAYQIDGQSYESRLAFDADHKGPRPGLLMAPNWMGVSAGAEEIAKSVASKGYVVLIADLYGQSVRPQNGDEAGAAMMPLKNDRALLRKRMAAAFEQLQAQGEAAVDTAKLATFGFCFGGCCALELARTGAPVKAAVSFHGSLDTPNLADAKNIKGSVLVLHGASDPLVPKDQLPAFEEEMNAAGVDWQLLSYGGAVHSFTDPHANVPGMMMYDAKTASRAFTSMHNLLDEVFKG; encoded by the coding sequence ATGAGCCAGATCATTGTTCGTTCCGTCGCTTATCAGATTGATGGCCAGTCGTATGAAAGCCGTCTGGCGTTCGATGCTGACCACAAAGGCCCACGTCCCGGCCTGTTGATGGCGCCGAACTGGATGGGCGTCAGCGCCGGTGCCGAGGAGATTGCCAAGTCCGTGGCGTCCAAGGGTTATGTGGTGCTGATCGCGGACCTCTACGGCCAGTCGGTCCGTCCGCAGAACGGCGACGAGGCGGGTGCGGCGATGATGCCGCTGAAGAACGACCGCGCATTGCTGCGCAAACGTATGGCGGCGGCCTTCGAGCAATTGCAGGCCCAGGGCGAGGCGGCAGTCGATACCGCGAAGCTGGCGACGTTCGGTTTCTGCTTTGGCGGTTGCTGTGCGCTGGAGTTGGCCCGCACTGGTGCGCCAGTGAAAGCGGCGGTGTCGTTCCATGGCTCGCTCGATACGCCGAACCTGGCGGATGCCAAAAACATCAAAGGCTCGGTACTGGTGCTGCACGGCGCATCCGATCCATTGGTGCCGAAAGACCAACTGCCGGCGTTTGAAGAAGAAATGAATGCGGCGGGCGTGGATTGGCAACTGCTGAGCTACGGCGGCGCGGTGCATTCCTTCACCGATCCGCACGCCAATGTGCCGGGCATGATGATGTATGACGCGAAGACGGCAAGTCGTGCGTTTACCTCGATGCACAACTTGCTGGATGAAGTTTTTAAAGGCTGA